One part of the Microlunatus elymi genome encodes these proteins:
- a CDS encoding AI-2E family transporter yields the protein MSTEPVETTGASSTASRFGAPLWGIVVAGALVLLCAGLREVADIVAPMFLIITLVMTFQPLRRIFLRWHFPNWLASLLVLIAIYLIMAIILGAVALSVTQLALQLPEYQKAFEGGYDWALKTLRAFGVDTSDWRSLLSKIDISSFTGAAQGVLSGVTSGFSLVGLMALVAIFFAFDGATGQARVALIRTLRPSIADAFTDFADRVRSYWIVTTVFGLIVAIFDVVALWIIGVPLALTWGVLAFVSNYIPNVGFIIGLVPPTLIALLAGGWGPALAVVISYVVINFVIQTLIQPRFTGDAAGISASVAFISLIFWAAILGPLGALLAVPATLFVKVILIDHSPNARWFGALITADVAEEKKLPRQKNRSFRRAEPANRKPRSSAQQVNEGSSDEPSGERADDASTGDGG from the coding sequence ATGTCCACTGAGCCAGTTGAGACCACCGGCGCGTCGTCGACGGCGTCCCGGTTCGGCGCACCGTTGTGGGGCATCGTCGTCGCCGGGGCACTGGTGCTGCTGTGTGCCGGTCTGCGCGAAGTGGCCGACATCGTCGCCCCGATGTTCTTGATCATCACCCTGGTCATGACCTTCCAGCCGCTGCGCCGGATCTTCCTGCGCTGGCACTTCCCGAACTGGCTGGCCAGCCTGCTGGTGCTGATCGCGATCTATCTGATCATGGCGATCATCCTCGGCGCGGTGGCGCTCTCGGTCACCCAGCTGGCCCTGCAACTGCCCGAATACCAGAAGGCATTCGAGGGCGGCTACGACTGGGCGCTGAAGACGTTGCGTGCATTCGGCGTGGACACCTCGGACTGGCGCAGTCTGTTGTCCAAGATCGACATCAGCAGCTTCACCGGGGCGGCACAGGGCGTGCTCAGCGGAGTCACCTCGGGGTTCTCGCTCGTCGGCCTGATGGCGTTGGTGGCGATCTTCTTCGCCTTCGACGGTGCCACCGGGCAGGCGCGGGTGGCGTTGATCCGGACGCTGCGTCCGTCGATCGCCGACGCCTTCACCGACTTCGCCGATCGCGTCCGCAGCTACTGGATCGTGACCACCGTGTTCGGCCTGATCGTGGCGATCTTCGACGTGGTCGCCTTGTGGATCATCGGCGTGCCGCTGGCGCTGACCTGGGGCGTACTGGCGTTCGTCTCCAACTACATTCCCAACGTCGGCTTCATCATCGGTCTGGTGCCGCCCACCTTGATCGCGTTGCTGGCCGGCGGTTGGGGACCGGCCCTGGCGGTCGTCATCTCGTACGTGGTGATCAACTTCGTCATCCAGACCCTGATCCAGCCGCGCTTCACCGGCGACGCCGCCGGCATCAGTGCCAGCGTCGCCTTCATCTCGTTGATCTTCTGGGCCGCGATCCTGGGGCCGCTCGGTGCGCTGCTCGCGGTCCCGGCAACCCTGTTCGTGAAGGTGATCTTGATCGACCACTCGCCGAACGCTCGATGGTTCGGAGCGTTGATCACCGCCGACGTCGCCGAGGAGAAGAAGCTGCCCCGGCAGAAGAACCGCTCCTTTCGCCGGGCCGAGCCGGCCAACCGGAAGCCGCGATCGTCGGCGCAACAGGTGAACGAAGGCTCGTCCGACGAGCCGTCGGGAGAACGGGCCGACGACGCGTCGACCGGCGACGGGGGCTGA
- a CDS encoding S-methyl-5'-thioadenosine phosphorylase: MSDSAELTSKPDIGIIGGTGFYSFLENPQTVEVETPFGKPSAPISVGSVEGRQVAFLPRHGLNHQYPPHMVNYRANLWALRSVGVRQVLGPCAVGSLKPEYGPGTFVVPDQVVDRTWGRKHTVYDVEGPVVHIGFADPYCPRGRKAFLSSATSETGALVDGGTLVVINGPRFSSRAESQWHAAAGWSVVGMTGVPESTIARELAMCYSTVCLVTDHDAGVEGGEAVSHAEVVKQFGANIGRLKSLLLDVIKALPEAESDEDAQCSCRRALDGIELP, encoded by the coding sequence GTGTCTGATAGCGCAGAACTGACCAGCAAGCCCGACATCGGGATCATCGGCGGCACCGGCTTCTACTCCTTCCTGGAAAATCCGCAGACCGTCGAGGTGGAGACGCCGTTCGGCAAGCCCAGTGCACCGATCTCGGTCGGCAGCGTGGAGGGCCGGCAGGTCGCGTTCCTGCCCCGGCACGGGTTGAACCACCAATATCCGCCGCACATGGTGAACTACCGTGCCAATCTCTGGGCGCTGCGCTCGGTCGGCGTCCGGCAGGTGCTGGGCCCGTGCGCGGTCGGCTCGCTCAAGCCGGAGTACGGCCCCGGCACGTTCGTGGTGCCCGATCAGGTCGTCGATCGGACCTGGGGACGCAAGCACACCGTGTACGACGTGGAGGGTCCGGTCGTGCACATCGGCTTCGCCGACCCGTACTGCCCGCGCGGCCGGAAGGCCTTCCTGAGCAGCGCAACCAGCGAGACCGGCGCGCTGGTGGACGGCGGCACCCTGGTGGTGATCAACGGGCCGCGGTTCTCCTCCCGTGCCGAGTCGCAGTGGCATGCCGCGGCCGGCTGGTCGGTGGTCGGGATGACCGGTGTGCCGGAGTCGACCATCGCCCGCGAGCTGGCGATGTGCTACTCGACGGTCTGCCTGGTCACCGATCACGACGCCGGTGTCGAGGGTGGTGAGGCGGTCTCGCACGCCGAGGTGGTGAAGCAGTTCGGCGCCAACATCGGCCGACTGAAGTCGCTCCTGCTGGACGTGATCAAGGCGCTGCCGGAGGCCGAGTCCGACGAGGACGCGCAATGCAGCTGCCGCCGCGCCCTGGACGGCATCGAACTCCCGTGA